The following proteins are encoded in a genomic region of Amia ocellicauda isolate fAmiCal2 chromosome 6, fAmiCal2.hap1, whole genome shotgun sequence:
- the LOC136750801 gene encoding phosphorylase b kinase regulatory subunit alpha, liver isoform isoform X3: MRSRSNSGVRLDGYARMVQQTILCHQNAVTGLLPASDVQRDAWVRDNVYSILSVWGLGMAYRKNADRDEDKAKAYELEQSVVKLMQGLLQCMMRQVQKVEKFKHTQSTKDCLHAKYHTATCSTVVGDDQWGHLQVDATSLYLLFLAQMTASGLRIVSNLDEVAFIQNLVFYIEAAYKVADYGMWERGDKTNQGIPELNGSSVGMAKAALEAIDELDLFGAHGGPKSVIHVLPDEVEHCQSILCSMLPRASTSKEIDAGLLSVISFPAFAVEDSDLVNITKNEIISKLQGRYGCCRFIRDGYKTPKEDPNRLHYDPAELKLFENIECEWPVFWTYLILDGIFNGDHVQVEEYREALDGILIRKKNGIRLVPELYAVPADKVEEEYSSPHTVDRVATGKLPHMWGQSLYILGCLLAEGFLAPGEIDPLNRRFSTSFKPDVVVQVCVVAETEQIQALLREQGVEVQTVDQVLPIRILPARILSHIYVKLGNNKKLKLSGRPYRHIGVLGTSKLYSLRNRSYTFTPQFIDQHHFYLALDNQMIVEMLRTELAYLSTCWRMTGRPTLTFPITHSMLSEVDGTIDPAILATLRKLQDGYFGGARVQMGQLASFLTTSFHTHLSFLDADCNVLEEEDECDSVSEEQYEDGESPQDYSHTGTSKDEFDQYINHLLQSTVSMTHLPCVVRRAGQQHMFSAEHTTRDILSMVAKAQGFQVPKVSMCLPAVPVLNRHRKSLNLLDVPQSHHTTKDLNFDLHLPRDAHGKVDCDSLVEQLKDCPTLQDQADILYILFALKGPDWCVKLSGQCGVTVHSLLNELYGKAGSAKEWGLIRYISGIQRKRVEVLAEACTDLISHHKQLTVGLPPEPREKVITAPLPPEELNKLIYEASGQDISIAVLTQEIIVYLAMYVRSQPSLFGDMLRLRIGLIIQVMATELARSLHCSGEEASESLMNLSPSDMKNLLHHILSGKEFGVERSMRPIESTATSPAISIHELGHTGATKTERTGITKLKSEMKQLEDSKDQSIFFSGHSIGSSITSPRSTRCSSPSSPSGTLSPTGPGTPHLHWEERQGQWLRRRRLDGAINRVPMGFYQKVWKILQKCHGLSIDGYVLPSSTTREMTACEIKFAVHVETVLNHVPQPEYRQLLVEAILVLTLVADMEVHSIGGIIHVDRIVHMANDLFRQDQKVHGAGEYFLEQDPATGICTFFYDSAPSGSYGTMTYLSKAVATYVQDFLPNTSCLMQ, encoded by the exons ATGCGCAGTCGCAGTAACTCGGGCGTGCGGCTGGACGGCTATGCCAGGATGGTGCAGCAGACGATTCTGTGCCATCAG aaCGCCGTTACTGGGCTGCTCCCCGCCAGTGACGTGCAGAGAGACGCCTGGGTCCGGGACAATGTGTACAGCATACTGTCCGTGTGGGGACTGGGCATGGCCTACCGCAAGAACGCAGACCGCGATGAGGACAAAGCCAAGGCCTACGAGCTGGAGCAG AGTGTTGTCAAACTGATGCAAGGCCTGCTGCAGTGCATGATGAGACAGGTGCAGAAAGTGGAGAAGTTCAAACACACCCAGAGCACCAAAGACTGCCTCCACGCCAAGTACCACACGGCCACGTGCAGCACTGTGGTGGGGGACGACCAGTGGGGGCACCTGCAGGTGGACGCCACGTCTCTGTACCTGCTCTTCCTGGCACAGATGACCGCGTCAG GTCTACGCATCGTGTCTAACTTGGACGAAGTGGCGTTCATACAGAACCTCGTGTTTTATATCGAGGCGGCCTACAAAGTTGCT GATTACGGGATGTGGGAGCGCGGTGACAAGACCAACCAGGGGATCCCAGAACTGAACGGCAGCTCCGTGGGGATGGCCAAG GCCGCACTGGAAGCCATTGACGAGCTGGACCTGTTCGGGGCACATGGGGGGCCGAAGTCAGTCATCCACGTTCTCCCAGACGAGGTGGAGCACTGCCAG TCCATCTTGTGCTCCATGCTGCCCAGGGCCTCCACCTCAAAGGAGATCGATGCCGGCCTGCTGTCCGTCATCTCGTTCCCGGCCTTCGCAGTGGAGGACTCGGACCTGGTGAACATCACAAAGAACGAGATCATCAGTAAACTGCAG GGCCGTTATGGCTGCTGCCGGTTCATCAGAGATGGCTACAAAACACCTAAAGAG gACCCTAATCGTCTCCATTATGACCCCGCTGAGCTGAAACTCTTTGAAAACATTGAATGCGAATGGCCAGTCTTTTGGACGTACCTCATACTAGATGGCATTTTCAATGGAGACCATGTGCAG GTAGAAGAGTACAGAGAGGCCCTGGACGGGATTCTCATTCGGAAAAAGAACGGCATCCGCTTGGTGCCGGAGCTGTACGCGGTCCCGGCTGACAAG GTGGAGGAGGAGTACAGCAGCCCCCACACCGTGGACCGCGTGGCGACAGGGAAGTTGCCTCACATGTGGGGCCAGTCTCTCTACATCCTGGGCTGTCTGCTGGCTGAG GGTTTTCTGGCCCCAGGAGAGATAGATCCCCTCAACAGGAGGTTCTCGACATCTTTCAAGCCTGATGTCGTTGTGCAAG tgtgtgtcgtGGCAGAGACCGAGCAGATCCAGGCCCTTCTGAGAGAGCAGGGTGTCGAGGTCCAGACCGTTGACCAGGTCCTGCCTATCCGCATCCTGCCGGCCCGCATCCTCAGCCACATCTATGTCAAACTGG GTAACAATAAGAAGTTGAAGCTGAGTGGGCGGCCATACAGACACATCGGGGTCCTGGGAACCTCGAAGCTGTACAGTCTCAGAAATCGCAGCTATACATTCACTCCACAG TTCATTGACCAGCACCACTTCTACCTGGCTCTGGACAACCAGATGATCGTGGAGATGCTGCGCACCGAGCTGGCCTACCTCTCGACCTGCTGGAGGATGACGGGGAGGCCCACCCTCACCTTCCCCATCACTCACAGCATGCTCA GTGAAGTCGACGGGACCATTGACCCGGCCATACTAGCCACCCTCCGAAAGTTGCAAGATGGATACTTTGGAGGAGCAAG GGTGCAGATGGGCCAGCTGGCCAGCTTCCTCACCACTTCCTTCCACACCCACCTGAGCTTCCTGGACGCAGACTGTAATgtgctggaggaggaggacgagtgCGACAGCGTCAGTGAGGAGCAGTACGAGGACGGGGAGTCTCCCCAGGACTACTCCCACACAG GCACCTCGAAGGATGAGTTCGACCAGTACATCAACCACCTGCTGCAGAGCACGGTTTCCATGACCCACCTGCCCTGCGTCGTTCGGAGGGCCGGCCAGCAGCATATGTTCAGTGCAGAGCACACGACCAGAGACATCCTGTCCATGGTGGCCAAGGCCCAGGGATTCCAGGTGCCAA AGGTTTCCATGTGTCTGCCGGCCGTGCCTGTCCTAAACAGACACCGCAAGTCCCTGAACCTGCTGGACGTCCCCCAGTCACATCACACCACGAAG GACCTCAACTTCGATCTTCATCTCCCCCGGGACGCTCACGGCAAGGTGGACTGTGATTCGCTGGTGGAACAGCTGAAGGACTGCCCAACCCTGCAGGACCAGGCCGACATCCTGTACATCCTGTTCGCCCTGAA GGGCCCTGACTGGTGCGTGAAGCTGTCGGGGCAGTGCGGGGTGACCGTGCACTCCCTGCTCAACGAGCTGTACGGCAAGGCGGGCAGCGCCAAGGAGTGGGGCCTGATCCGCTACATCTCCGGCATACAGCGCAAGAGGGTGGAGGTGCTGGCCGAG GCCTGCACCGACCTCATCTCGCACCACAAGCAGCTGACAGTGGGCCTGCCTCCGGAGCCGAGGGAGAAAGTCATTACAGC GCCCCTGCCTCCCGAGGAGCTGAACAAATTGATCTACGAAGCCAGTGGACAGGACATCAGCATCGCCGTTCTCACACAG GAGATCATCGTGTACCTGGCCATGTACGTCCGGTCGCAGCCCTCGCTCTTCGGGGACATGCTGCGCCTCCGGATCGGCCTCATCATCCAGGTGATGGCCACCGAGCTCGCCCGCAGCCTGCACTGCTCAG GTGAAGAGGCGTCTGAAAGTCTGATGAACCTGAGTCCTTCCGACATGAAGAACCTGCTTCATCATATCCTGAGTGGGAAGGAGTTTGGGGTGGAGAGGAGCA TGCGACCTATTGAGTCCACTGCCACCAGCCCGGCCATATCGATCCACGAACTGGGCCATACTGGAGCCACCAAGACCGAGCGCACGGGCATCACCAAACTGAAGTCTGAGATGAAGCAG CTGGAAGACTCCAAGGATCAGAGC ATCTTTTTCAGTGGTCATTCCATCGGCAGCAGCATCACCTCGCCCCGATCCACG AGGTGCAGCAgcccctcctcccccagcggCACATTGTCCCCCACCGGCCCGGGGACGCCCCACCTGCACTGGGAGGAACGGCAGGGCCAGTGGCTGCGCAGGAGGCGTCTGGATGGGGCCATCAACCGGGTGCCCATGGGTTTCTACCAGAAAGTGTGGAAGATCCTACAGAAG TGTCACGGTCTGTCGATTGATGGCTACGTGCTTCCTTCTTCAACCACTCGCGAG ATGACGGCGTGCGAGATCAAGTTCGCGGTGCACGTGGAGACGGTGCTGAACCACGTGCCACAGCCCGAGTACCGGCAGCTGCTGGTGGAGGCCATCCTGGTGCTCACGCTGGTGGCCGACATGGAGGTGCACAGCATCGGGGGCATCATCCACGTCGACCGCATTGTCCACATGGCCAACGACCTCTTCCGCCAAGACCAG AAAGTGCACGGAGCCGGCGAGTATTTCCTGGAGCAGGACCCGGCCACGGGGATCTGCACCTTTTTCTACGACAGCGCCCCCAGCGGCAGCTACGGCACCATGACTTACCTCTCCAAAGCAGTGGCGACCTACGTCCAGGACTTCCTTCCAAACACCAGCTGTCTGATGCAGTAG
- the LOC136750801 gene encoding phosphorylase b kinase regulatory subunit alpha, liver isoform isoform X4: protein MRSRSNSGVRLDGYARMVQQTILCHQNAVTGLLPASDVQRDAWVRDNVYSILSVWGLGMAYRKNADRDEDKAKAYELEQSVVKLMQGLLQCMMRQVQKVEKFKHTQSTKDCLHAKYHTATCSTVVGDDQWGHLQVDATSLYLLFLAQMTASGLRIVSNLDEVAFIQNLVFYIEAAYKVADYGMWERGDKTNQGIPELNGSSVGMAKAALEAIDELDLFGAHGGPKSVIHVLPDEVEHCQSILCSMLPRASTSKEIDAGLLSVISFPAFAVEDSDLVNITKNEIISKLQGRYGCCRFIRDGYKTPKEDPNRLHYDPAELKLFENIECEWPVFWTYLILDGIFNGDHVQVEEYREALDGILIRKKNGIRLVPELYAVPADKVEEEYSSPHTVDRVATGKLPHMWGQSLYILGCLLAEGFLAPGEIDPLNRRFSTSFKPDVVVQVCVVAETEQIQALLREQGVEVQTVDQVLPIRILPARILSHIYVKLGNNKKLKLSGRPYRHIGVLGTSKLYSLRNRSYTFTPQFIDQHHFYLALDNQMIVEMLRTELAYLSTCWRMTGRPTLTFPITHSMLSEVDGTIDPAILATLRKLQDGYFGGARVQMGQLASFLTTSFHTHLSFLDADCNVLEEEDECDSVSEEQYEDGESPQDYSHTEVQKRQGGNVTDQGTSKDEFDQYINHLLQSTVSMTHLPCVVRRAGQQHMFSAEHTTRDILSMVAKAQGFQVPKVSMCLPAVPVLNRHRKSLNLLDVPQSHHTTKDLNFDLHLPRDAHGKVDCDSLVEQLKDCPTLQDQADILYILFALKGPDWCVKLSGQCGVTVHSLLNELYGKAGSAKEWGLIRYISGIQRKRVEVLAEACTDLISHHKQLTVGLPPEPREKVITAPLPPEELNKLIYEASGQDISIAVLTQEIIVYLAMYVRSQPSLFGDMLRLRIGLIIQVMATELARSLHCSGEEASESLMNLSPSDMKNLLHHILSGKEFGVERSMRPIESTATSPAISIHELGHTGATKTERTGITKLKSEMKQRCSSPSSPSGTLSPTGPGTPHLHWEERQGQWLRRRRLDGAINRVPMGFYQKVWKILQKCHGLSIDGYVLPSSTTREMTACEIKFAVHVETVLNHVPQPEYRQLLVEAILVLTLVADMEVHSIGGIIHVDRIVHMANDLFRQDQKVHGAGEYFLEQDPATGICTFFYDSAPSGSYGTMTYLSKAVATYVQDFLPNTSCLMQ from the exons ATGCGCAGTCGCAGTAACTCGGGCGTGCGGCTGGACGGCTATGCCAGGATGGTGCAGCAGACGATTCTGTGCCATCAG aaCGCCGTTACTGGGCTGCTCCCCGCCAGTGACGTGCAGAGAGACGCCTGGGTCCGGGACAATGTGTACAGCATACTGTCCGTGTGGGGACTGGGCATGGCCTACCGCAAGAACGCAGACCGCGATGAGGACAAAGCCAAGGCCTACGAGCTGGAGCAG AGTGTTGTCAAACTGATGCAAGGCCTGCTGCAGTGCATGATGAGACAGGTGCAGAAAGTGGAGAAGTTCAAACACACCCAGAGCACCAAAGACTGCCTCCACGCCAAGTACCACACGGCCACGTGCAGCACTGTGGTGGGGGACGACCAGTGGGGGCACCTGCAGGTGGACGCCACGTCTCTGTACCTGCTCTTCCTGGCACAGATGACCGCGTCAG GTCTACGCATCGTGTCTAACTTGGACGAAGTGGCGTTCATACAGAACCTCGTGTTTTATATCGAGGCGGCCTACAAAGTTGCT GATTACGGGATGTGGGAGCGCGGTGACAAGACCAACCAGGGGATCCCAGAACTGAACGGCAGCTCCGTGGGGATGGCCAAG GCCGCACTGGAAGCCATTGACGAGCTGGACCTGTTCGGGGCACATGGGGGGCCGAAGTCAGTCATCCACGTTCTCCCAGACGAGGTGGAGCACTGCCAG TCCATCTTGTGCTCCATGCTGCCCAGGGCCTCCACCTCAAAGGAGATCGATGCCGGCCTGCTGTCCGTCATCTCGTTCCCGGCCTTCGCAGTGGAGGACTCGGACCTGGTGAACATCACAAAGAACGAGATCATCAGTAAACTGCAG GGCCGTTATGGCTGCTGCCGGTTCATCAGAGATGGCTACAAAACACCTAAAGAG gACCCTAATCGTCTCCATTATGACCCCGCTGAGCTGAAACTCTTTGAAAACATTGAATGCGAATGGCCAGTCTTTTGGACGTACCTCATACTAGATGGCATTTTCAATGGAGACCATGTGCAG GTAGAAGAGTACAGAGAGGCCCTGGACGGGATTCTCATTCGGAAAAAGAACGGCATCCGCTTGGTGCCGGAGCTGTACGCGGTCCCGGCTGACAAG GTGGAGGAGGAGTACAGCAGCCCCCACACCGTGGACCGCGTGGCGACAGGGAAGTTGCCTCACATGTGGGGCCAGTCTCTCTACATCCTGGGCTGTCTGCTGGCTGAG GGTTTTCTGGCCCCAGGAGAGATAGATCCCCTCAACAGGAGGTTCTCGACATCTTTCAAGCCTGATGTCGTTGTGCAAG tgtgtgtcgtGGCAGAGACCGAGCAGATCCAGGCCCTTCTGAGAGAGCAGGGTGTCGAGGTCCAGACCGTTGACCAGGTCCTGCCTATCCGCATCCTGCCGGCCCGCATCCTCAGCCACATCTATGTCAAACTGG GTAACAATAAGAAGTTGAAGCTGAGTGGGCGGCCATACAGACACATCGGGGTCCTGGGAACCTCGAAGCTGTACAGTCTCAGAAATCGCAGCTATACATTCACTCCACAG TTCATTGACCAGCACCACTTCTACCTGGCTCTGGACAACCAGATGATCGTGGAGATGCTGCGCACCGAGCTGGCCTACCTCTCGACCTGCTGGAGGATGACGGGGAGGCCCACCCTCACCTTCCCCATCACTCACAGCATGCTCA GTGAAGTCGACGGGACCATTGACCCGGCCATACTAGCCACCCTCCGAAAGTTGCAAGATGGATACTTTGGAGGAGCAAG GGTGCAGATGGGCCAGCTGGCCAGCTTCCTCACCACTTCCTTCCACACCCACCTGAGCTTCCTGGACGCAGACTGTAATgtgctggaggaggaggacgagtgCGACAGCGTCAGTGAGGAGCAGTACGAGGACGGGGAGTCTCCCCAGGACTACTCCCACACAG AAGTGCAGAAAAGACAAGGAGGCAATGTGACGGACCAGG GCACCTCGAAGGATGAGTTCGACCAGTACATCAACCACCTGCTGCAGAGCACGGTTTCCATGACCCACCTGCCCTGCGTCGTTCGGAGGGCCGGCCAGCAGCATATGTTCAGTGCAGAGCACACGACCAGAGACATCCTGTCCATGGTGGCCAAGGCCCAGGGATTCCAGGTGCCAA AGGTTTCCATGTGTCTGCCGGCCGTGCCTGTCCTAAACAGACACCGCAAGTCCCTGAACCTGCTGGACGTCCCCCAGTCACATCACACCACGAAG GACCTCAACTTCGATCTTCATCTCCCCCGGGACGCTCACGGCAAGGTGGACTGTGATTCGCTGGTGGAACAGCTGAAGGACTGCCCAACCCTGCAGGACCAGGCCGACATCCTGTACATCCTGTTCGCCCTGAA GGGCCCTGACTGGTGCGTGAAGCTGTCGGGGCAGTGCGGGGTGACCGTGCACTCCCTGCTCAACGAGCTGTACGGCAAGGCGGGCAGCGCCAAGGAGTGGGGCCTGATCCGCTACATCTCCGGCATACAGCGCAAGAGGGTGGAGGTGCTGGCCGAG GCCTGCACCGACCTCATCTCGCACCACAAGCAGCTGACAGTGGGCCTGCCTCCGGAGCCGAGGGAGAAAGTCATTACAGC GCCCCTGCCTCCCGAGGAGCTGAACAAATTGATCTACGAAGCCAGTGGACAGGACATCAGCATCGCCGTTCTCACACAG GAGATCATCGTGTACCTGGCCATGTACGTCCGGTCGCAGCCCTCGCTCTTCGGGGACATGCTGCGCCTCCGGATCGGCCTCATCATCCAGGTGATGGCCACCGAGCTCGCCCGCAGCCTGCACTGCTCAG GTGAAGAGGCGTCTGAAAGTCTGATGAACCTGAGTCCTTCCGACATGAAGAACCTGCTTCATCATATCCTGAGTGGGAAGGAGTTTGGGGTGGAGAGGAGCA TGCGACCTATTGAGTCCACTGCCACCAGCCCGGCCATATCGATCCACGAACTGGGCCATACTGGAGCCACCAAGACCGAGCGCACGGGCATCACCAAACTGAAGTCTGAGATGAAGCAG AGGTGCAGCAgcccctcctcccccagcggCACATTGTCCCCCACCGGCCCGGGGACGCCCCACCTGCACTGGGAGGAACGGCAGGGCCAGTGGCTGCGCAGGAGGCGTCTGGATGGGGCCATCAACCGGGTGCCCATGGGTTTCTACCAGAAAGTGTGGAAGATCCTACAGAAG TGTCACGGTCTGTCGATTGATGGCTACGTGCTTCCTTCTTCAACCACTCGCGAG ATGACGGCGTGCGAGATCAAGTTCGCGGTGCACGTGGAGACGGTGCTGAACCACGTGCCACAGCCCGAGTACCGGCAGCTGCTGGTGGAGGCCATCCTGGTGCTCACGCTGGTGGCCGACATGGAGGTGCACAGCATCGGGGGCATCATCCACGTCGACCGCATTGTCCACATGGCCAACGACCTCTTCCGCCAAGACCAG AAAGTGCACGGAGCCGGCGAGTATTTCCTGGAGCAGGACCCGGCCACGGGGATCTGCACCTTTTTCTACGACAGCGCCCCCAGCGGCAGCTACGGCACCATGACTTACCTCTCCAAAGCAGTGGCGACCTACGTCCAGGACTTCCTTCCAAACACCAGCTGTCTGATGCAGTAG